A genomic region of Pelodiscus sinensis isolate JC-2024 chromosome 17, ASM4963464v1, whole genome shotgun sequence contains the following coding sequences:
- the LOC112544589 gene encoding uncharacterized protein LOC112544589: protein MLLLILVAQLVMPIPGRSWSFWTAQETTDDSFSWYYSSKTVGERLDEHIKTVDRHLDKHIGTLGTWVDQHLWSLNKWVQEHMGTPDKWVDEHTEDLLGWLDEHVGALDKWLDRHVWTLNTWHEEYIEALDKRLGENAQERCQKDHTANIVMWLDHNNRTLHAWLDENVMILYKLLEEYDGATDRSLVDYTEIQVKLLENHVKVLEEFLRRTLRATNAWLERHARGNAGPSDRHVQCPVQGICLQEQGSETAHDQGPEDKYIAAIQNWLGNHVGTVKRWLQENFGGQYQESLM, encoded by the exons ATGCTGCTGCTGATTCTGGTGGCGCAATTGGTTATGCCCATTCCTG GGAGAAGCTGGAGTTTCTGGACAGCACAAGAGACTACGGATGATAGTTTTTCCTGGTATTACTCTTCAAAG ACCGTGGGGGAGAGGCTAGACGAGCACATCAAGACCGTAGACAGGCATCTGGACAAGCACATTGGGACCTTAGGCACATGGGTCGACCAACACCTCTGGAGCCTCAacaaatgggtgcaggagcacaTGGGCACCCCAGACAAGTGGGTGGATGAGCATACAGAGGACCTGCTTGGTTGGCTGGATGAGCACGTTGGGGCCCTCGACAAGTGGTTGGACAGACACGTTTGGACCCTGAACACATGGCACGAGGAGTACATTGAGGCTCTTGACAAGAGGCTAGGTGAGAACGCTCAAGAGAGGTGCCAGAAAGACCACACGGCAAACATAGTGATGTGGCTGGACCACAACAACAGAACCCTACACGCGTGGCTGGATGAGAATGTCATGATCCTCTACAAGTTGCTGGAGGAGTATGATGGGGCCACGGACAGGTCCCTGGTAGACTACACAGAGATTCAGGTCAAGCTACTGGAGAACCACGTCAAAGTCCTAGAAGAGTTCCTACGCCGGACCCTGAGAGCCACCAATGCCTGGCTGGAAAGACATGCCAGGGGCAATGCAGGGCCCTCCGACAGACATGTCCAGTGTCCAGTGCAGGGTATATGTCTACAGGAGCAAGGCTCTGAAACGGCCCATGACCAGGGGCCAGAAGATAAATACATTGCAGCCATACAGAACTGGTTGGGGAACCATGTTGGCACCGTGAAAAGGTGGCTACAGGAGAACTTTGGAGGTCAATACCAAGAGAGCCTGATGTAG